GAATACATCCTTTTTGCTTGTGCTTATACACCACCATCATAAACTGcttgaggttcttgagGAATTGTTCAATACCAGGCGACTTGTAAACTTCACGGTCGGATCGGTCTCTAGCAGTTGTTTCAGAAACTCTGTGCTCTCTAATTTGAGAGTATCGGTGTCCGAGACCCTGGTATCGATAAGCAGCACCTATACCGATATTTTCAAGCACGCCCATTTTCTCGACATTGAGAATTTCAAATGCATTTATTCGAAGATTAACAAGGAAACATTTaaaacatcaacaaacAACGAGGACCAGTTGGTGCACATTAATTTTGAGATATTAGCCAGCTCCAAAAGTTTTCTTCTGTTCAAGAAACTAAATGGAGTTTTTGATTCGGAGATCCTTCGAAACGAAGAGTTGGTTCTGCTGAAAAGTAGAATTGATAAATCGAAACCGAAGTACCAATACTTATTGGAAACCGAAGACGACGCTAAAGTGTTGAAATCACGAAATTTCCGTGACTTTCATTACCGTCGCTTGACAGAACTTCGACTTTTAAACAAAAGAATTTTCTCTTGACTCTCGCATGTATTTTATTAAAAAAGCACAATAAGCATTTTTCGTGATTTGTACCGTTACAGTTCTCTCTGATCTTCAGGAAGAACCCACCGTTCCCAGCCTTCTCTCAACCTGACCACCTCAGATTTCTCTGAGCCAGCCATCTCCAATAAATCCGTTCTCTTCAATGCTTGTAGTATCAAATTGAAATCCCCCTCAGACAATATCTTCACTCTGGAAAACCCTGCTAAAAACGCAACGCTCACATATCCTTCGGAATTCATATGTTTTCTGAGATAAATATCTTTTAGTAGGTTCTCCATGGAGAAGTAGTACTCCAGCTGCTTAATTAAGCGTCCCACCTTATTATCTCCAGAGTTTTCAGCAACACCTGGATACGTTGGTGAATAGGGGGCTTGCGACGAGTACAGCGGGAACCCCGTTGCGGGAGGGGGCATATAATATGGTTGGAAATATGGGACTGGGGAACTTGGATCTGGGGATCCGGCGTGAGGAGGGATTCCAGGCATCACACCATAATACAAGTTTGGATCTCCATATATTGATGGGGAAACCGTTTCCGGGCTGCGGCTAGGGCTTGCATGCTGCGAACTACGCTCACCGGTGGCCGAAGTTCTTAGATCATCGATGGATTTGGGTGAACTCCTAGAAGAAGCCTGTGAATTCAATTGACTGTTCCTCCGCGATGAAGAGGGCGACATGGAAACTCCATATGGTGGTACAGGCGGCATGTAATAAGGCATATAGTAGGGCGTCGAGGAAAGAATTGGATATGGAGGAAGCGAAGGTAAGTTGGCCGATGAACGTGAATACGGGTTtctatttttcttgttgtaTCTCATGTTGTTGCTATTGAAGCTTTTGCTTCTTTGATGCTTTTGGAATTGCGGGTCGTCGAACTGTTCTGAGTTTTGGTCTCGAGGAGTGGCTGCAAATTCCGTGAAGCCATTGTCCAGGGTGGCCTCTGACCCAGAAGTAGGAGGTGCTGTCTCAGGCCCTTCGGAGGAACTTATGGTAAGCTGGGAAGCAAGCTTCGCCAATGTCTTTTCATCTGACGTATCTGTGGCCTCGGTTGTGGCAATGGACATATCTGAAATTGTCGTAATCGTGGTTGTATCATGCACCACAGCTTTATCCTCTTGCTGATCAGAAGGCAATGTCGGCCTCTTGCGATTCGTGCGTTTACTTTGGTTTTGCtttgtgtcttttttcttggaaCTGCCATTGGCTGATTTAATTTTCGTCTTGGTAGGAGACGAGACTGAAATTTCGGCCTCCAAAGGTACCCACTTTTGTTTCCCCgtcttcttggcctttgCGACAACAGGTTGGACTTGCGGCTTTCCATTTGCTGGCAAGGCCAAAGAGTTAGGTAATTCAATGCTTTCTTTTTGTGGAGCTAAGTGTGGCGAGCTCAATGACTTCTTCCAAGGATTTACCTCTGGAGGCGGGGCTGGATGCAAGTTTGACACTTCAGGGCCTGTTGAAGCAATGTGTGTAGGTGCAGAGTCTCCCATAATGAGTAGAAGTGATGCCGAGTTCAAAACTTGAAATCTAGTTTTGTATACAACAAGGTAGCGTCTAAGCACTGATGTCTTTCGCAAACAATGAAAAAGACCAATAGCTTCCTCGAATCGTTTACGCCTGCTCGTGGCCTTTTCCAATCAGCAATTCCTGATAGGCCAATAAGTTGAGTTTAGTTCGGATTCCAAAAAGAGTACAAAACTTGAAACCCTATCTTGCCCTCTTGGGTGTAAAAAATGCTTGATCATTAGTGGCACGCTGTTTGGCAGATGCACAGCCGTTGAGTGTCCGATGCAAACGGCACATAAGTCGAGCTCGAGATATGTCTCATGGCTTTTTTTACAACGTTACGGGTAATTACCGCTTTGCTACGTAGCATACATAAATTAATAACCTATTAATAAAGTTTGTTTACTAGGCTTCTCTGTTCTCCCAATCTGCGTTAGTTCTCTCTTATCTTTCACAGCCCTTGAaaattttgtttttttgtCCACCTCGACATTTCGCCTTCAGAATGAATCCCGCCGTGTCCAACCTTGTTCTCATGCTGGGTATGATGCAAGTCTCTCGTAGACTTGACTTCGAAGACCCAAACATCCTTTTCTACGTCAGAGCTTTGTACGTTACCTGTACACTCTTAACACTGGGTGTTTATCTCTATACGAGATCcatcatcatcaagaaaaacgACCTCACCACTTTGAAGTACTTGGAGCCTCCTAGTACGTTACAAGGAGAGACTGAGTCTAAGCTCATCGTTACCACCGTCAAGGATTATGATTTGAAGCAACTGCAAAGTGCCATCAAAGGTGTCTTCACTGGTGTGGCTATGATGGCATTCATGCACTTGTACATGAAATATGCCAACCCATTGCTCATGCAATCGATTTCTCCTCTCAAGAGTGCCTTTGAGTCAAACTTGGTCCAGATCCACGTTTTCGGCAAGCCTGCAACCGGGGATCTTAAGAGACCATTCAAAGTCGGTGCTGGATTGTTTGGCGGACTTGGTGCTCCTCAACAAAAAACGGACAAGGAATCCATCGAAAAGGCTGAAATCAGCGGCACTGGTGGAATCAAAGAAGAGTAAGTAATCGGGAATTAAACGGATTGCATTACAATCTAGAGATGAGCGTAAGCAGAGTTATATAACATCCTAAACTTATTGCTGTAAGCCATAAAACAACGTTTCCACTCGTTTTGAAGCATTCAATTTCTCTTGTGGGTCCGTGGAAGTACAAATCCATGTTTTTCGATCTTAAATATGCGATGCCACAGATAAGCAGCCCATAACAGTTAAACACTAGTCCAATATGGTAAAACTGAGCAGTAAATAGTTTGAGTACAATCAGCGAAAACGATAGACATCCGAGACAGGTCCGAATATATGCGCCTTGATACGTGCGTTGATGAGCTCTGATATCCAGTTTTTGTCCAGACGTTTCCAGCAGGGTCAGCCGTGACGGACGTCGAGTCATTTCATTTATCTCTGAAAttggtaatttttttttattcaaTGATATCCTCATTACTGCTGAGGCGGCTCCATTCAACGGGTACTTCACAGCACCTGCCACGGCTTGAAAGACTGAGGCGTATGCCTGTAAGACACTTGAAAGAGTTTCTGACAGACACGTATGGGCGCAAGCACGACTATCTTCGCATCTCCATCACCGAACGATGTAATCTCCGCTGCGTTTACTGTATGCCTGAGCAAGGCGTTGACTTGTCGCCACCAGAGCACATGCTTACAACAGAGGAGATAGTCAAACTGGCCACTCTTTTTGCACAGCACGGAGTACGGAAGGTCAGACTGACTGGCGGAGAGCCCACGGTCAGAAAAGATATCGTTGAGCTTGTGGCCAAGCTCAATCAAATTACAGGCATTGAAGAGATCTGTATGACATCTAATGGTCTAGCACTCCATCGAAAATTACCAGATCTTTTCAAGAATGGGCTGACATCGCTCAATTTGAGTCTTGATACTCTTATCAATGGTAAGTTTCTCTTAATAACGCGACGCAACGGACTCAGCGCAGTAAtgagaagtttgagaacaGCACTTGAATTGGACATTCCCAAGGTGAAAATCAATGTGGTAGTAATGAAGAATCTGAACGAAGATGAGATACTGGATTTCGTTGAACTCAGCAAAAATGATAAAGTCGAGGTTCGATTTATAGAGTACATGCCTTTCGATGGAAACAAATGGTCTACGAATAAGCTGGTCTCATACGAGGACATACTTTCCAATATCAAAGTGAGACATCCGAATATCCAAAGACTCCCCCATAAACATGGTGACACGGCCAAAGTCTACCAAATTCCCGGATTCAAAGGAAAAGTAGGTTTTATAACGTCCATGACTTCGGACTTTTGCAGTACTTGCACACGTTTGAGGATTACTTCTGACGGTAACCTGAAAGTTTGCTTGTTCGATAACACAGAAGTATCTCTGCGAGATATGCTTCGTGCTGGATACAGCGATGATAAATTAATGCAACGCATCGGTGAAGCAGTGAAAAATAAGAAGGAGAAACATGCAGGGATTGACGTATTAGGAGATCAACCCAATAGGCCGATGATTTTAATTGGAGGATGAATGAAATTTGAGAATTATTTATTGCTGCTGACTGCTCGCTCGTTAAGAAATACTAACATGTCAAGTCTCGAAACCGTGTTTGCTCGCCAAACGAAACTACTCTACTTCTCGAAAATTAACTCATCTTAACTCAAAGGGCGAAGCCCGAATGGTTGCAATTcatgaaaaagaagacacCCATAGATGTGCTATTGCAGAGGGATCAATCAAGTTCAGCAACCCAGAATCGATGAAATTGCTGCTATCAGAAAGCAACAAGAAGGGAGATGTGATTTCAATCGCAAGAATCGCAGGGATAATTGCTGTGAAGAAGACCGCAGAGTTGATTCCTCTCTGTCATCCAATCAGCATCACTGGAATCAAGGTTGATCTGATTCACGACGAGAAAGAGAACTGCATCAAAGTAAACTGTGAGGTGCACTGTAATGGGAAAACCGGCGTCGAAATGGAAGCATTAACGGGTGCGACGATTTCGTTGCTTACCGTTTATGATATGTGCAAAGCTGTCGACAAAATGATGACGATTAGCGATTGTCGAGTTGTTAAGAAGTCAGGAGGTAAAAGCGGTGACATAGATCTATCAACCATCTTCAAATAGCTAGAATTATAGATAATTCGCGAAGTATCCCGTCAGACAAACACAAACGACGTTCAAAAGCAACGACAGTTTAGTTTTAGAAGCCCCTGAATAAAGTTAGTATTTGCGATTAAGAACTATAAGGATagccaaaaagctctctCAATCGTCATACTTTGGTCTCAATAATTTTAACTTACGGTTATTCCAGATAACAGGATTGCTTTCGACCCGTGGTTCGGGCACCACTTTGATTTTCGCATTTTCCAGGATAAGCTTGCCATCCACATCAAATATTTTATATTTGGATGTCATGTCTTCTTCTGTGACTGACACATACTTGCCCTTTGATGCCTTTCTCACCCCGTTGCTGATAAGGTCGGCCCCAAGAGACTGAGGAACACCACTTGTGATGTCAAGGTTTTGGTATTGCACCTCACaaactttatttttttgatgtctATTGCGGCTACCTTTGCCAAATGGCCCACTATCACTTTTGCCTTGAGTCTGCAGCGTAGGTCTTTTGGGTGCTGGCGGATCAATTGCTTTAGACATCTGTTCTCTAAAAGAATGGAAGTCGCTCAAGAGAAGAACGTTCCCATCCTTATCGTAATCAACTAATCCATAATTATTAGGCTCTTGTGCAAATTCATATACGAGGCCACCAGAGAACACGGAGGACATCTGGCTTGAGTAAATGCTGGACACTTCTGTGAATTGTCTTGGTAGAACTTCGTTACAGCCGTATTCGGAGAAAAAGATTGGAATGCTGTAATCTTGGTAATCGCTGACCAGAATATTGTAGCCACTTGACTGGAAAGTCTGTTCCCCACACCACTGGTAAGTGTTGACACCATAAAAGTCCACACTCTCAGAAGGGCTGCTTTCGTAACATTCCAAATATTTGGCAAGCGATATCCTGTAGCTCAAGTCGTCCGCTGCTGAATAGCCAACGGGAATCTTACGAGGCACTTGGTAACTAATGTAATCTTTGAGATCTCTGACAACAGCCTTGATGTAAGCTGGTGAGACTTTGGCAGATAGTTTGTCATTAACGATCTCATTCCCAGCAAAGAAGGCCAGCGTATTATTATATCCTGAGAAGACCTCGACGGTTTTGAAAATATGAGAAAGGTAATCGGTGTTATATGTGGACCAGGGTTCATATCTGTTTAAGTGCTGGCTTGGAAGTGGTGAGTTCACATCCAGTACAAGATAGATACCGGCTGCAGCCAATAGTGTCATACACTTATCATGATCCAAATCAGGATTGATAGAATAGACTCTAATAGTATTGATTCCCAACATTTGAAATAAAACAATATCCCTGGCACATTTACTGACATCTGATAGTGGATCATTCATATGATTGACAGCTGAAGATCCACCGGGCTGATAATCAACTCCTTTAATGAAAAACTGGCTGATTAGATCTAATGATGAGCGGGAATACTCACTGGTTTTCCAGTAACCGAATCATAAAAATGCCTTTCTCTAATCTCAATGGGGTGAACAGCACAAAATACAGTGGTTGCAAGCAAGGATGCAAACACCGCCTTAGCACCAGAAAACATCATATATTCAAGAGAGTATAATAAAGGTCTTcaaaatttaaaaaaagGATAAACGCTGATCCTCTTTGATTATAAGActttctgcacagccaaTATTGTTACAAAACGATCACAAAATTCGAAGGTACGATAGGTACAAAAGCTATTTAACCTAGTACACGAAACCCAAAATCTTACCTGCAACATGTTTTCTCTTGGCTTCGTCGTGGTCCATGATACCAGCGGAAGTTGTGAGAATGACATAACCGAACTGTCTAGCTGGAAGCAAGCTGTCAGtccatttttcaatatcGGTCATCTTGACGTTGTATCTTGGGCTGATAACGCCACATTTGTTCAGTCTACCATTCAGTTGAATAACTATTTTTCCCGATCTATGGTCATCGATGTACTCGAATTCTCCAATGTAACCTAAGCTAGTTAGTATTTGAAGCTAGTGGAATGTTGAGGAAAAGTAAACAGACGTCGATAACCAAGTATCGATGCTGTGTAAGAAGCATTTCCTGCATCGATCTTCCGGAAACTTAAAAGACAGCGAGGGACTGAGACCGACAAGCCATCCAGTTATCATTCCGGTGAGTAAGGTACTTACCATGCTTTTGCATAACCTGGAGGAACTTGATGATGACTTTAGAAGATGGTCTGATGAGAACCTGTCTTTTTCCTGTCTTTTCAGCGTTGTTGATGGCGTTGAGAGCGTCGGCCAAAACGGAGGTTCTAGTCATAGTCTAAAAAGTTAGTACGTGCCAGGCAAAAACCCAATAAAAGCTGCATGAGTGTCCCTGTGGAGTCATGAGCATCTCAACGTGGTTGTATCACCAACTACACGTCCTTCTGCTTCAGAGTGTTGAGGTTCTTTTTTGCACTTACATTAAGAGCACTAAACCAATGTTTTCAGCACACCCAATGTTCGAACTCAAAAGAAACCAAAATTTCTGAACCAGCTTGCTTTTTTGCCTTAATGTAAAACCAATCTGAACACTTGCAAATAAGAGATGATCTACGTACTCTTTACTTGCTTTCTTTGATGGAAgatgttgaaaaaaattttcgaCGAGAATTTTATTAAATATCTCTCGGTGTAGAGATGCAAAGGAATATTTATACTATAAGCTCTTGAACATGCCTTCTGGTTCTGCCGATCCGGATGACATAGAGGTTTCCATTTTCAGGGAAATCAGGCAGAGTTGCGTAGCTCTTTCACAGATCACTTTTGCACCGCCAGAAACTTTTACA
This window of the Ogataea parapolymorpha DL-1 chromosome VII, whole genome shotgun sequence genome carries:
- a CDS encoding putative HTH La-type RNA-binding protein; this encodes MGDSAPTHIASTGPEVSNLHPAPPPEVNPWKKSLSSPHLAPQKESIELPNSLALPANGKPQVQPVVAKAKKTGKQKWVPLEAEISVSSPTKTKIKSANGSSKKKDTKQNQSKRTNRKRPTLPSDQQEDKAVVHDTTTITTISDMSIATTEATDTSDEKTLAKLASQLTISSSEGPETAPPTSGSEATLDNGFTEFAATPRDQNSEQFDDPQFQKHQRSKSFNSNNMRYNKKNRNPYSRSSANLPSLPPYPILSSTPYYMPYYMPPVPPYGVSMSPSSSRRNSQLNSQASSRSSPKSIDDLRTSATGERSSQHASPSRSPETVSPSIYGDPNLYYGVMPGIPPHAGSPDPSSPVPYFQPYYMPPPATGFPLYSSQAPYSPTYPGVAENSGDNKVGRLIKQLEYYFSMENLLKDIYLRKHMNSEGYVSVAFLAGFSRVKILSEGDFNLILQALKRTDLLEMAGSEKSEVVRLREGWERWVLPEDQREL
- a CDS encoding Inorganic phosphate transport protein PHO88, which gives rise to MNPAVSNLVLMLGMMQVSRRLDFEDPNILFYVRALYVTCTLLTLGVYLYTRSIIIKKNDLTTLKYLEPPSTLQGETESKLIVTTVKDYDLKQLQSAIKGVFTGVAMMAFMHLYMKYANPLLMQSISPLKSAFESNLVQIHVFGKPATGDLKRPFKVGAGLFGGLGAPQQKTDKESIEKAEISGTGGIKEE
- a CDS encoding Molybdenum cofactor biosynthesis protein 1, translated to MPVRHLKEFLTDTYGRKHDYLRISITERCNLRCVYCMPEQGVDLSPPEHMLTTEEIVKLATLFAQHGVRKVRLTGGEPTVRKDIVELVAKLNQITGIEEICMTSNGLALHRKLPDLFKNGLTSLNLSLDTLINGKFLLITRRNGLSAVMRSLRTALELDIPKVKINVVVMKNLNEDEILDFVELSKNDKVEVRFIEYMPFDGNKWSTNKLVSYEDILSNIKVRHPNIQRLPHKHGDTAKVYQIPGFKGKVGFITSMTSDFCSTCTRLRITSDGNLKVCLFDNTEVSLRDMLRAGYSDDKLMQRIGEAVKNKKEKHAGIDVLGDQPNRPMILIGG
- a CDS encoding Molybdenum cofactor biosynthesis protein encodes the protein MVAIHEKEDTHRCAIAEGSIKFSNPESMKLLLSESNKKGDVISIARIAGIIAVKKTAELIPLCHPISITGIKVDLIHDEKENCIKVNCEVHCNGKTGVEMEALTGATISLLTVYDMCKAVDKMMTISDCRVVKKSGGKSGDIDLSTIFK
- a CDS encoding 1,3-beta-glucanosyltransferase GAS4, whose translation is MLGINTIRVYSINPDLDHDKCMTLLAAAGIYLVLDVNSPLPSQHLNRYEPWSTYNTDYLSHIFKTVEVFSGYNNTLAFFAGNEIVNDKLSAKVSPAYIKAVVRDLKDYISYQVPRKIPVGYSAADDLSYRISLAKYLECYESSPSESVDFYGVNTYQWCGEQTFQSSGYNILVSDYQDYSIPIFFSEYGCNEVLPRQFTEVSSIYSSQMSSVFSGGLVYEFAQEPNNYGLVDYDKDGNVLLLSDFHSFREQMSKAIDPPAPKRPTLQTQGKSDSGPFGKGSRNRHQKNKVCEVQYQNLDITSGVPQSLGADLISNGVRKASKGKYVSVTEEDMTSKYKIFDVDGKLILENAKIKVVPEPRVESNPVIWNNRKLKLLRPKGF
- a CDS encoding 40S ribosomal protein S22; the protein is MTRTSVLADALNAINNAEKTGKRQVLIRPSSKVIIKFLQVMQKHGYIGEFEYIDDHRSGKIVIQLNGRLNKCGVISPRYNVKMTDIEKWTDSLLPARQFGYVILTTSAGIMDHDEAKRKHVAGKILGFVY